A single genomic interval of Rubripirellula reticaptiva harbors:
- a CDS encoding thioredoxin family protein, producing MVLLLLAITLASVTSEQQMDQKYAEAYKVSVDQQKPLMVVVGAPWCPACNVLKDTTIKQMAQTGELDSVSLTVINKDDEPELVKQLTGDDKMLPQIIVFTREHGRWQRRKLLGYQPKQPVRSLIRNALGG from the coding sequence ATGGTTTTGTTACTTTTGGCGATCACGCTTGCCAGCGTCACTAGCGAACAACAGATGGATCAGAAGTACGCCGAAGCCTATAAGGTATCGGTAGATCAGCAGAAGCCTTTGATGGTCGTCGTTGGTGCTCCGTGGTGCCCGGCGTGCAACGTGCTGAAAGACACAACGATCAAGCAAATGGCTCAGACCGGGGAACTGGACTCGGTCAGCTTGACTGTTATCAACAAGGACGACGAACCTGAATTGGTCAAGCAATTGACCGGCGACGACAAGATGCTGCCTCAGATCATTGTCTTCACTCGTGAGCATGGCCGTTGGCAGCGTCGCAAACTGCTTGGCTACCAGCCGAAACAGCCAGTCCGTTCGCTGATTCGCAACGCCTTAGGCGGCTAA
- a CDS encoding GspH/FimT family pseudopilin translates to MHSARAAITLIEVAIVILIVGVMAAVATPRFAETQRISRLEAAAWRVANDVRRARQTAICSGRSIQIAFSNDDDSYQADEGEQEDRSRTPALVSIKSIYDPSIDMVASMDGNLTLSFNFEGVPESSGGAIEQATIDLSSGSDLFRVHIGAGTGAVTVDRKTTTSIEPMAPTEPDTDVDGTSGATS, encoded by the coding sequence ATGCATTCTGCTCGCGCAGCAATTACCTTGATCGAGGTGGCAATCGTGATCTTGATCGTGGGCGTGATGGCAGCCGTCGCGACCCCGCGATTCGCCGAAACCCAACGTATCTCGCGGTTAGAGGCCGCGGCTTGGCGAGTGGCAAATGACGTACGGCGCGCACGCCAGACGGCGATTTGCAGCGGCCGATCTATTCAAATCGCATTCTCAAACGATGACGATTCCTACCAAGCCGACGAGGGCGAGCAAGAGGATCGTTCGCGAACGCCAGCCCTGGTTTCCATCAAGTCGATCTACGATCCTTCGATCGATATGGTCGCCAGCATGGACGGCAACCTAACGCTCTCGTTCAATTTCGAGGGCGTTCCAGAATCCTCCGGCGGGGCGATCGAACAAGCAACGATTGACCTGTCGAGCGGCAGCGATTTGTTTCGAGTTCACATCGGCGCGGGGACGGGTGCGGTCACCGTGGATCGCAAAACCACAACGAGCATCGAACCTATGGCCCCAACCGAACCGGACACCGACGTTGACGGAACCAGCGGAGCCACATCGTGA
- the rpoB gene encoding DNA-directed RNA polymerase subunit beta yields MATTSHRRLEPTTVRHFGTGLGGNFELPDLTALQTASYAEFLQEDTDSRKRKLHGLEAVMKEIFPISSYDGNTTLEYLYYELGKPRYTSQECRQLRLTYGRPLRIWLRLNREEPLEEEVYLGDLPIMLGGGEFIINGAERVVVSQLHRSPGVDFVLEQDTTTDRKLPSCRVIPERGSWIEVNVTKKDALTVRIDQSGKFSATTLLRAMDPKYSTDADILNAFYETGTIKITGSTKPEAIEGKIAVDDVVYPVDTDRSGEIIVEAGHKISKEVAETICTSGVKSIDAMDAPKIPLIFNSLIEDNTASHEEALLRIYQRLRPGNPPQLEKARTLFTEKFYDDNRYRLGKVGRFRLNRKLGLEVPETEMCLRPDDMISAIRYLIDLFDADSEAEIDDIDHLGNRRLRTIDELASEELRKGFLKLRRTVQERMSIKDATDMSPRSLINPKSVSAAIDYFFGRGELSQVVDQTNPLSQLTHERRLSALGPGGLNRKRAGFEVRDVHISHYGRICPIETPEGTNIGLISSLAIYAGVDDYGFLITPYRIIKDGKATDETVWLRADEESESYVAPADTEVNNGALVAGPNMIARFRSDFQIVQPEQVHYMDVAPAQMVGVSAGLIPFLEHDDANRALMGSNMQRQAVPLLVAEPPIVGTGMERQVAKNSAMVVRARRAGKVTYVDSTRIEVGSDHYDLKKYQGLNERTCQNQRPIISLGDKVEKNQIIADGAATLNGELALGRNVLVGFMSFDGYNYEDAIIISEELVRADTYTSIHIEDFDVEIRETKLGREEFTRDIPNVSEKALRNLDDSGIVNVGTYVKPGDILVGKVSPKSKTELTPEEKLLHAIFGRAGEDVKNDSLEVPSGIEGIVIDTHKFSRRMSLSEDERKVFEKELKEAESVGNAEIASTFEGLVRELEDAAGTKLKDSTGTPLADGQDPKFVAERATSFRIDHILDQVKDDEKKKEVERVFAQQWVNVEQSIDARDRSLNSMKRGDELRSGVLQMVKIYVATKRTISVGDKMAGRHGNKGVIAKILPVEDMPFLPDGTPIQIMLNPLGVPSRMNVGQILETHLGWAGAKLGFQAITPVFDGATEDDINKCLAEAGLPAHGKIRLTDGRTGEPMEQETTVGYIYMLKLHHLVDDKVHARSTGPYSLITQQPLGGKARFGGQRFGEMEVWALEAYGAAYILQELLTVKSDDVEGRTKIYESMVKGENTLEAGTPASFDVLTNEIRGLALNMQLEKRSI; encoded by the coding sequence ATGGCAACCACCAGTCACCGTCGACTAGAGCCGACAACCGTACGTCACTTCGGTACCGGATTGGGAGGGAACTTTGAGCTCCCCGATCTGACCGCTCTGCAAACCGCCTCGTATGCCGAATTCCTCCAGGAAGACACGGACTCGCGGAAGCGGAAGTTGCATGGCCTTGAAGCTGTGATGAAGGAGATTTTCCCGATCAGCAGTTACGACGGCAATACAACGCTGGAGTATCTGTACTACGAACTGGGCAAGCCACGCTATACCAGCCAGGAATGTCGCCAGTTGCGATTGACCTACGGTCGCCCGCTGCGAATTTGGTTGCGTCTGAACCGCGAAGAGCCTCTCGAAGAAGAGGTCTATCTGGGTGACCTGCCTATCATGCTGGGCGGTGGTGAATTCATCATCAACGGTGCCGAACGCGTCGTCGTTAGTCAGTTGCACCGTAGCCCCGGTGTCGACTTTGTTCTTGAGCAAGACACGACGACCGACCGCAAATTGCCATCGTGCCGCGTGATTCCAGAACGGGGTTCGTGGATCGAAGTCAATGTGACCAAGAAGGACGCGTTGACCGTTCGGATTGACCAGAGCGGTAAGTTCTCGGCAACGACGCTTCTGCGTGCGATGGATCCAAAGTACTCCACCGACGCCGACATTCTGAACGCGTTCTACGAAACGGGCACCATCAAGATCACCGGCAGCACCAAGCCGGAAGCGATTGAAGGCAAGATTGCGGTCGATGACGTTGTCTACCCTGTGGACACCGATCGGTCGGGCGAGATCATCGTCGAAGCTGGTCACAAAATCAGCAAGGAAGTCGCCGAAACGATTTGCACGTCGGGCGTGAAGAGCATCGACGCGATGGACGCGCCGAAGATTCCGCTGATCTTCAATTCGTTGATCGAAGATAACACCGCAAGCCACGAGGAAGCGTTGCTGCGGATCTACCAACGTTTGCGTCCCGGCAATCCGCCCCAGCTTGAAAAAGCTCGTACGTTGTTTACGGAAAAGTTCTATGACGACAATCGTTATCGATTGGGCAAAGTTGGCCGTTTCCGCTTGAACCGTAAGCTCGGCTTGGAAGTTCCAGAAACGGAAATGTGCCTGCGTCCGGATGATATGATTTCGGCGATTCGTTATCTGATCGATTTATTCGATGCTGATAGCGAAGCTGAAATCGACGACATCGACCATCTGGGTAACCGGCGTCTGCGAACGATTGACGAATTGGCCAGCGAAGAACTTCGCAAGGGCTTTTTGAAGCTGCGTCGTACCGTTCAAGAACGGATGAGCATCAAGGATGCGACTGACATGTCGCCTCGTTCGCTGATTAATCCGAAATCCGTTTCCGCAGCAATCGATTACTTCTTTGGTCGTGGCGAACTTTCGCAGGTGGTTGACCAGACGAATCCGTTGTCGCAGTTGACTCACGAGCGTCGTTTATCGGCACTCGGTCCTGGTGGTTTGAACCGCAAGCGAGCCGGCTTTGAAGTTCGTGACGTTCACATTTCGCACTACGGCCGGATCTGTCCGATTGAGACGCCCGAAGGTACGAACATTGGTTTGATCTCGTCGTTGGCGATTTACGCCGGCGTCGATGATTATGGATTCTTGATCACGCCGTACCGGATCATTAAAGACGGTAAAGCGACCGACGAAACCGTTTGGCTGCGGGCAGACGAAGAAAGCGAATCGTATGTTGCACCAGCCGACACCGAAGTAAACAACGGTGCTTTGGTTGCCGGTCCGAACATGATCGCTCGGTTCCGTAGTGACTTCCAAATTGTTCAGCCCGAACAGGTCCACTACATGGACGTCGCGCCGGCTCAGATGGTGGGTGTTTCGGCTGGTCTGATTCCGTTCCTCGAGCATGATGATGCGAACCGTGCTTTGATGGGGTCGAACATGCAGCGGCAAGCGGTGCCATTGTTGGTTGCCGAGCCGCCGATCGTTGGTACGGGTATGGAACGCCAAGTCGCCAAGAACAGTGCGATGGTTGTGCGTGCTCGTCGTGCCGGTAAGGTCACCTACGTCGACTCGACTCGGATCGAAGTCGGCAGCGATCACTATGACTTGAAAAAGTATCAAGGTCTGAACGAACGAACCTGTCAAAACCAGCGTCCGATTATCTCGCTCGGCGACAAGGTCGAAAAGAACCAGATCATAGCTGACGGTGCTGCGACCCTGAACGGCGAATTGGCGCTCGGACGCAACGTCTTGGTCGGGTTCATGTCGTTCGACGGTTACAACTACGAAGACGCGATCATTATCAGCGAAGAATTGGTGCGTGCCGACACGTACACGTCAATTCACATCGAGGACTTCGACGTTGAAATTCGCGAAACCAAGTTGGGTCGCGAAGAGTTTACTCGCGACATTCCTAACGTGTCGGAAAAGGCTCTGCGGAACCTTGACGACAGTGGGATCGTCAACGTTGGTACTTATGTGAAGCCGGGCGACATTTTGGTCGGCAAGGTTTCGCCTAAGAGCAAGACTGAGTTGACGCCAGAAGAAAAACTGTTGCACGCTATCTTTGGTCGTGCCGGTGAAGACGTGAAGAACGACTCGCTAGAAGTGCCTTCGGGCATCGAAGGGATCGTCATCGACACGCACAAGTTCAGTCGCCGAATGAGTTTGTCAGAAGACGAGCGAAAGGTGTTCGAAAAAGAATTGAAGGAAGCCGAAAGCGTCGGCAACGCGGAAATCGCTAGCACGTTCGAAGGGCTCGTGCGTGAATTGGAAGATGCCGCGGGTACGAAACTGAAGGACTCGACTGGAACGCCGTTGGCCGATGGTCAGGATCCTAAGTTCGTCGCTGAACGTGCAACCAGTTTCCGCATCGATCACATTCTTGACCAAGTTAAAGATGACGAGAAGAAGAAAGAGGTCGAACGAGTCTTCGCTCAGCAGTGGGTGAACGTCGAGCAATCGATTGATGCTCGTGATCGGTCGCTCAATAGCATGAAGCGTGGCGATGAGCTTCGCAGCGGCGTGTTGCAGATGGTCAAGATTTATGTCGCGACCAAGCGAACGATCAGTGTTGGTGACAAGATGGCCGGTCGCCACGGTAACAAGGGTGTGATCGCCAAAATCTTGCCGGTTGAAGACATGCCTTTCTTGCCCGATGGCACACCGATCCAAATCATGCTGAACCCGCTGGGCGTTCCTTCGCGGATGAACGTGGGGCAGATCTTGGAAACGCACCTCGGTTGGGCAGGGGCGAAGCTTGGTTTCCAAGCGATCACGCCAGTCTTTGACGGTGCAACCGAAGATGACATCAACAAGTGTTTGGCCGAAGCCGGTTTGCCAGCACACGGTAAAATTCGTTTGACCGATGGTCGAACGGGCGAACCGATGGAGCAAGAAACGACGGTTGGCTACATCTACATGTTGAAGCTGCACCACTTGGTGGACGACAAGGTTCACGCGCGATCGACCGGACCGTACTCGTTGATCACCCAGCAACCGCTCGGCGGCAAGGCTCGTTTCGGGGGCCAACGGTTCGGCGAAATGGAAGTATGGGCGTTGGAAGCGTACGGTGCGGCGTACATCTTGCAGGAACTTTTGACCGTCAAGAGCGACGACGTCGAAGGTCGTACCAAGATCTACGAATCGATGGTCAAGGGCGAGAACACGCTCGAGGCGGGAACGCCGGCGTCGTTCGACGTGTTGACCAACGAAATTCGTGGGCTGGCGTTGAACATGCAATTGGAAAAACGATCGATCTGA
- a CDS encoding type IV pilus modification PilV family protein, with protein MNLLANTPTFDHRVMENRQEMRSGVTLIEVLVSTILISGVLLTSLAASANLWRSRIQSHSTAMAAELSESILGEITSRRFEDSVDPIWGHEADENGAGRSAFDDIDDYHEYTASPPVHRDGTTMTDYAGWSVSITVEPAWAIDTGITSTPPIDSGSVPELRSIMVTCVTPTGDSITESVVASNVPTQTESASQSYQWQSLRMSLPSGRSVKIQTPLRNLPTAEETP; from the coding sequence ATGAATCTGCTTGCAAATACCCCAACCTTTGACCACCGCGTGATGGAAAACAGGCAAGAAATGCGCAGCGGCGTGACGCTGATCGAAGTTCTCGTATCGACGATCCTGATCTCAGGCGTGTTACTCACTTCGCTGGCCGCGTCCGCCAACCTGTGGCGCAGCCGCATACAGAGCCACTCCACGGCGATGGCAGCAGAGCTATCCGAGTCAATTTTGGGCGAAATCACATCCCGGCGTTTCGAAGACTCAGTGGACCCGATCTGGGGGCACGAGGCCGATGAAAACGGCGCGGGCCGATCCGCATTCGATGACATCGATGACTATCACGAATACACCGCATCGCCTCCGGTGCATCGAGACGGAACCACAATGACGGACTACGCCGGATGGAGCGTTTCGATCACGGTCGAGCCAGCGTGGGCAATCGACACCGGCATCACAAGTACGCCCCCAATCGATAGCGGAAGCGTCCCTGAACTTCGCTCTATCATGGTTACATGCGTGACTCCCACGGGCGATTCGATCACTGAGTCCGTGGTCGCCTCAAACGTGCCAACACAGACAGAATCAGCGAGCCAGTCGTACCAATGGCAGTCGCTTAGAATGTCGCTTCCCAGCGGCCGATCGGTCAAGATCCAAACACCCCTGCGCAACCTTCCCACCGCAGAGGAAACGCCGTGA
- the pilM gene encoding type IV pilus assembly protein PilM translates to MARSSSGVWGIEIGQTALKALRCSLVDGEPVADAFDFIEYPKILSQPEAVAEELIADALEQLLERNDAITEKVCISVPGQSGLAKFFKPPPVEVKKIADIVRYEARQQIPFDLADVVWDFQMMPGSMVEEGYALESEVGLFAMKREQAYRQMTPFDEANIEVDQVQLAPLALYNMLAFDRMHERVDAGVFDSDDPPPSTVLLSIGTDSSDLIVTNGFRIWQRSMPIGGNHFTRQLTKDLKMTFAKAEHLKRNAREAVDPKLIFQTMRPVFNDLVTEVQRSIGFFRSIDKKADIKELIVTGNTVKMPGLAAYLGKNLGFDVHVLDRFNRLGGDDVLSIPTFRDNIPTFAVCYGLCLQGLGVSQIHASLVPREILTQRMIRAKKPWTLAGLAALMVGMSAHYVLTEKSWATTHDDLWKAPQAEVTRMKTYSDEHLSDDANLNSKLTYLNDIGKEVSGNSEARLKWLEIIKVVNDAIPRPDFPDGKVLGPKELPYLDRKDFHVQQFETKYYEDLSLWYTEKVARRYRDEYRSWARITGNPVPEDLNEDLGPTGPGWVIQLNCYHYYNSPDRIGFEGSNHVRNLMTTSFMKSSVELPIGTDANGKRIMETFTLPEMGLTYPLLLDDNKDKLVSIANPDYDADAIMAEQMKLVASGAAPSPDAAVEAPMLQVRKLEFIYQIVWQEKILSERLEAKEAARLLAEEEAAATAAAEESAVVEE, encoded by the coding sequence AGTTCCGGCGTTTGGGGCATTGAGATCGGGCAAACGGCGCTCAAAGCGCTGCGTTGTTCGTTGGTCGATGGCGAGCCGGTTGCCGACGCATTCGATTTCATCGAGTACCCCAAGATCCTCAGCCAACCCGAAGCGGTGGCCGAGGAGTTAATCGCCGATGCGCTAGAGCAGTTGTTAGAGCGAAACGATGCGATCACCGAGAAGGTCTGCATCAGCGTGCCTGGCCAAAGCGGGCTGGCAAAGTTTTTCAAGCCACCACCGGTCGAAGTCAAAAAGATCGCCGACATCGTTCGCTACGAAGCTCGCCAGCAGATTCCGTTTGACTTGGCCGACGTCGTTTGGGACTTCCAAATGATGCCCGGCAGCATGGTCGAGGAAGGCTATGCGCTCGAAAGCGAAGTCGGTTTGTTTGCAATGAAACGCGAACAAGCTTACCGCCAAATGACGCCTTTTGATGAAGCCAACATCGAAGTCGATCAGGTCCAGCTTGCTCCGTTGGCGCTCTACAATATGTTGGCGTTCGACCGCATGCATGAACGGGTCGACGCAGGGGTGTTCGATTCGGACGATCCACCACCATCGACGGTGCTGCTGTCGATCGGCACCGATTCCAGCGATTTGATCGTCACCAACGGTTTTCGAATTTGGCAGCGCAGCATGCCAATTGGCGGTAATCACTTTACCCGCCAATTGACCAAAGACTTGAAGATGACTTTCGCCAAGGCGGAACATCTGAAGCGGAATGCTCGCGAAGCAGTCGATCCGAAATTGATTTTCCAAACGATGCGTCCGGTCTTCAATGACTTGGTCACCGAGGTGCAACGTTCGATCGGTTTCTTCCGCAGTATCGACAAGAAGGCGGACATCAAAGAGCTGATCGTTACTGGCAATACGGTCAAGATGCCAGGTTTGGCAGCTTACCTTGGTAAAAACTTGGGCTTCGACGTTCACGTGCTCGATCGATTCAATCGACTCGGCGGCGATGACGTTCTTTCGATCCCTACATTCCGCGACAATATCCCGACGTTTGCGGTTTGTTATGGGCTTTGTTTGCAAGGGCTAGGCGTTTCGCAAATCCATGCGTCGCTGGTGCCTCGCGAGATACTGACCCAGCGAATGATCCGGGCCAAAAAACCATGGACGCTGGCCGGTTTGGCAGCGTTGATGGTCGGCATGTCGGCGCACTACGTATTGACGGAAAAGTCGTGGGCGACCACTCACGATGACTTGTGGAAAGCTCCGCAAGCCGAAGTGACACGGATGAAAACCTATTCCGACGAACACCTCAGTGACGACGCCAACCTGAACAGCAAGCTGACGTATTTGAATGACATCGGCAAAGAAGTTTCCGGCAACAGCGAAGCTCGTTTGAAGTGGCTGGAAATCATCAAGGTCGTCAACGATGCAATTCCTCGCCCCGACTTTCCTGATGGAAAAGTTTTGGGGCCCAAGGAATTGCCATACTTGGATCGCAAGGACTTTCACGTCCAGCAATTCGAAACCAAGTACTACGAAGATCTGTCGTTGTGGTACACCGAAAAAGTGGCTCGTCGATACCGCGACGAATACCGCAGTTGGGCTCGTATCACGGGGAATCCAGTTCCAGAGGACTTGAACGAAGATTTGGGGCCCACTGGGCCGGGTTGGGTGATCCAACTGAACTGTTACCACTATTACAACAGTCCCGATCGCATCGGTTTCGAAGGCAGTAACCACGTCCGTAATTTGATGACGACGTCGTTCATGAAAAGCAGCGTTGAACTGCCCATCGGCACCGACGCCAACGGTAAGCGGATCATGGAAACATTTACCTTGCCGGAAATGGGTCTGACGTATCCCCTGCTGTTGGATGACAACAAGGATAAGCTCGTCTCGATTGCGAACCCCGACTATGACGCCGATGCCATCATGGCCGAGCAGATGAAGCTGGTTGCCAGTGGTGCAGCACCATCGCCCGATGCGGCGGTTGAAGCGCCGATGTTGCAGGTTCGAAAGCTAGAATTTATCTACCAAATCGTTTGGCAAGAAAAAATCTTGTCCGAGCGATTGGAAGCCAAGGAAGCGGCTCGGCTGCTAGCCGAAGAAGAAGCCGCTGCGACGGCCGCCGCAGAAGAGTCTGCGGTCGTCGAAGAATGA
- a CDS encoding type IV pilus modification PilV family protein, with amino-acid sequence MTRTSVNSNARQAFSLIELVVAMLAATVLLVSLAGSIAVTSQLLEPDEKANQRRQATEITDRIANDLRYATQFTTHPSSNGFSVQRIDPFTQSVQSIQYVSSSSELTRTADDSPTITLNATIDSTATVTDTFTQTATTTPSASSPRLRSMTVASTSDSSTSLSLDIPAGVMPGDLILICVSAKSPSSVTISEAANWTTLQSMSNGYLMLHVAYRFYDTNWANTVTATTDKNAQIAASMIAIQDVSLSGPIGWTASRRNNSPFSDLNPTSLESNSVGDTDLNIQIFGADGSPWHNGTIGMASFADVVQRRAGEGSFWLGNSIGATLRIGGSNDQEAPPRMLHRSIGSWIQAAVVLKGPSR; translated from the coding sequence GTGACCCGCACTTCCGTAAACTCGAACGCTCGCCAAGCGTTTAGCTTGATCGAACTGGTAGTCGCCATGCTGGCCGCAACCGTCCTGCTGGTTTCATTAGCGGGATCAATCGCAGTCACTTCGCAACTGCTGGAACCTGACGAAAAGGCGAACCAGCGCCGACAAGCAACCGAAATCACCGACCGAATCGCAAACGACCTTCGCTACGCGACGCAATTCACAACCCATCCATCGAGCAACGGATTTAGCGTCCAGCGAATTGATCCGTTTACTCAATCAGTGCAGTCGATCCAGTACGTTTCATCATCCAGTGAGTTGACCCGCACCGCCGACGACAGCCCGACCATCACACTCAACGCGACCATCGATTCAACCGCGACGGTGACTGACACGTTCACACAAACCGCAACAACAACACCATCAGCCTCTTCGCCTCGACTGCGCAGCATGACCGTCGCGTCGACATCAGACAGTTCGACATCACTTTCTCTTGACATCCCAGCCGGCGTCATGCCAGGCGACTTGATTCTGATCTGCGTGTCAGCCAAGTCGCCTTCGAGCGTCACAATCAGCGAAGCCGCAAATTGGACGACGCTTCAAAGCATGTCCAACGGCTACCTCATGCTGCATGTCGCCTATCGATTTTACGATACCAATTGGGCAAACACCGTAACGGCGACCACCGACAAAAATGCGCAGATTGCGGCGAGCATGATCGCAATTCAAGACGTCAGTCTTTCGGGGCCCATTGGCTGGACAGCAAGTCGCCGAAACAACTCGCCATTCAGCGACCTGAACCCGACCTCGCTTGAGTCCAATTCGGTTGGCGATACGGACCTAAACATCCAAATCTTTGGTGCGGATGGATCACCATGGCACAACGGCACGATTGGAATGGCATCCTTTGCCGACGTCGTCCAGCGGCGTGCTGGCGAGGGGAGCTTTTGGCTAGGCAATTCCATTGGCGCAACCTTGCGAATCGGCGGATCAAACGACCAGGAAGCGCCCCCACGAATGCTGCATCGTTCGATTGGATCGTGGATTCAAGCTGCTGTTGTCCTGAAGGGGCCATCACGATGA
- a CDS encoding deoxyhypusine synthase family protein: MNVTELLETHFLHFNARELVAAAKSFGQFVSTENKGRMMVTLAGAMSTGELGLSLAPMIRAGKIHAITCTAANLEEDMFNLVAHNEYRIIENWRALSTDDEVALRDEGFNRVTDTCIPETVMRHIEGRLTPMWQEAAKSNKNRMPVEFMFDLLDDKELVQHYQIPREHSWLAAAKDMNIPVFTPGFEDSTLGNIYAARVIDGTVPNHTAIATGTYQMQRLAQWYEEESKIGPIGFFQIGGGIAGDFPICVVPMLRQDLERDVPLWSYFCQISDAITSFGGYSGAVPNEKITWCKLDADAPKFIIESDATICAPLIFAHVLGW, encoded by the coding sequence ATGAACGTCACCGAGCTACTGGAAACACACTTTCTCCACTTCAACGCTCGCGAATTGGTCGCTGCTGCTAAGTCGTTCGGACAATTCGTTTCGACAGAGAACAAGGGGCGGATGATGGTCACGCTGGCCGGGGCGATGAGCACGGGCGAGCTTGGCCTGTCGCTGGCTCCGATGATCCGAGCCGGCAAGATCCACGCGATCACGTGCACGGCCGCTAACTTGGAAGAAGACATGTTCAACCTCGTCGCGCACAACGAGTACCGCATCATCGAAAACTGGCGAGCCCTTTCGACGGACGACGAAGTCGCCCTGCGCGACGAAGGGTTCAACCGCGTTACGGACACCTGCATCCCCGAAACCGTGATGCGACACATCGAAGGCCGCTTGACGCCGATGTGGCAGGAAGCAGCGAAATCAAATAAGAACCGCATGCCAGTGGAATTCATGTTCGACCTGCTGGACGACAAGGAACTAGTCCAGCACTACCAAATCCCTCGCGAACACTCATGGCTTGCGGCGGCCAAAGACATGAATATCCCTGTGTTCACCCCCGGCTTCGAAGACTCGACGCTTGGCAACATCTACGCCGCGCGTGTGATCGATGGCACCGTCCCCAACCACACCGCAATCGCAACCGGGACCTACCAAATGCAGCGACTGGCTCAGTGGTACGAAGAAGAATCTAAAATCGGACCGATCGGCTTTTTCCAAATCGGTGGTGGCATCGCTGGCGACTTTCCGATCTGCGTGGTGCCGATGTTGAGGCAAGACCTTGAACGAGACGTTCCGCTTTGGAGCTACTTTTGCCAGATCAGTGACGCGATCACCAGCTTTGGCGGATACAGCGGCGCGGTGCCGAACGAAAAGATTACTTGGTGCAAGCTCGACGCCGATGCACCGAAGTTCATCATTGAATCGGACGCCACAATCTGCGCGCCGCTGATCTTTGCTCATGTTCTGGGTTGGTGA
- a CDS encoding Gfo/Idh/MocA family protein, protein MKLRIGLIGHGDAWQTRHRPALRVLHDRFDVRAVFSTVAKLAENVAGEFQADVVDGYRALVSRCDIDAVIVLQRNWLGWLPVIAACEAGKAVYWAGDLDFDSVGDTEVRSIVEQSGVSFMVEFPRRFAPATLRVKELIATRLGAPKLIFCHRRLQACDDVAGSADPNPARRELVELIDWCRYVVGREPESVSSVEHQSQSSADKPLESNYRCMSLAFPATETHPSVTAQISCGSYIRSTWHEAAGFRPPSAMQICCERGVAFLDLPTTLVWFDDAGRNMETLDTESPVGEKLLSQFHRSVTSLLRNMSDLDDAYRAVSIFEAARQSETEGRRIRV, encoded by the coding sequence ATGAAATTGCGGATTGGATTGATCGGCCACGGTGACGCCTGGCAAACCCGACATCGCCCCGCGTTACGTGTGCTACACGACCGCTTCGATGTTCGCGCTGTCTTTAGCACGGTCGCTAAGTTGGCCGAAAATGTCGCTGGCGAGTTTCAGGCCGATGTGGTCGATGGCTACCGAGCACTTGTTTCGCGATGTGACATCGATGCGGTCATCGTCTTGCAGCGGAACTGGCTTGGATGGTTGCCAGTGATTGCGGCGTGTGAAGCTGGCAAAGCGGTTTATTGGGCGGGCGACTTAGATTTTGATTCGGTAGGCGATACCGAAGTGCGCTCGATCGTCGAACAGTCCGGTGTTTCGTTCATGGTCGAGTTCCCGCGCCGATTCGCACCGGCAACGTTGCGGGTGAAGGAGCTGATTGCTACTCGGTTGGGTGCGCCGAAACTGATTTTTTGTCACCGCCGCTTGCAGGCGTGCGACGATGTTGCGGGATCTGCCGATCCGAATCCGGCGCGCCGCGAACTTGTCGAACTGATCGATTGGTGTCGGTATGTGGTAGGTCGCGAACCTGAAAGTGTTTCGTCCGTCGAACATCAATCGCAGAGCTCGGCCGATAAGCCCTTAGAGTCGAACTATCGATGTATGAGTTTGGCGTTCCCGGCGACCGAAACCCATCCAAGCGTGACCGCGCAAATCAGTTGTGGCAGTTACATCCGATCGACGTGGCACGAAGCTGCGGGGTTCCGGCCTCCGTCGGCAATGCAGATCTGTTGTGAACGCGGCGTGGCTTTCCTTGATTTGCCAACCACTTTGGTTTGGTTTGACGATGCTGGACGTAACATGGAAACGCTTGATACCGAATCGCCCGTCGGCGAAAAACTGCTGTCACAGTTCCACCGCAGTGTTACCAGTTTGCTTCGGAATATGAGTGATCTCGACGATGCCTATCGCGCGGTGTCTATTTTTGAAGCTGCCCGACAAAGCGAAACGGAAGGACGCCGGATTCGCGTCTGA